One part of the Palaemon carinicauda isolate YSFRI2023 chromosome 23, ASM3689809v2, whole genome shotgun sequence genome encodes these proteins:
- the LOC137617568 gene encoding piggyBac transposable element-derived protein 4-like produces the protein MARDNTKWHSAPNPTMPPILKIDQFDSAGPTKAVFGCRTPAEVFDKFLTNIMLAKVVIHTNDKILTLQNKYKRQNDPTFKDVTLMELRAFLGILIMTGARKDNHLTAEEMFSKSLGCPFYRSIMSERRFAFIQRALRFDSIATREERVTHDKFAPIRNLWDQVIANCVANYEPSGHLTVDEQLLGFRGRCRFRMYIPNKPAKYGIKLVMAC, from the exons atggctagggacaacacgaagtggcactcagcgccaaacccaacaatgccaccaATCTTGAAGATTGACCAGTTTGACAGTGCCGGTCCTACCAAGGCTGTCTTCGGGTGTAGGACTCCtgctgaagtgtttgacaaatttttgacaaatataatgcttgcaaaagtggtcatccacaccaatgacaaaatcctaacACTACAGAACAAATACAAGCGGCAAaacgaccccaccttcaaggatgtgaccctcatggagttacgtgccttccttgggatcctcatcatgacaggggcacggaaggacaatcatctgacagcggaagagatgttctctaagtctctaggatgtcccttctacaggagcatcatgagtgagcgccgcttcgcctttattcagagggccctacgttttgacagcattgccacgagggaggagcgtgtgacacatgacaaatttgctcccataaggaatttgtgggaccaggtcattgcCAATTGCGTTGCCAACTATGAACCCAGTGGGCATCTCactgtggatgagcagctcctcggcttcaggggacggtgccgtttcaggatgtacatcccgaataaaccagcaaa gtatggaatcaagttagttatggcatgt